Proteins from a genomic interval of Phalacrocorax aristotelis chromosome 3, bGulAri2.1, whole genome shotgun sequence:
- the SMIM26 gene encoding small integral membrane protein 26, with amino-acid sequence MRVSVGSARAALWNTRAALLYSLGGWTVLGAMIHYHSSIGGGEGGGGPENESGPQANQGAHQEVFTRDTVLGIQVTTVVTYKDVQPPITRLLRHVKSFFDSNDSPPSEN; translated from the exons ATGCGGGTGTCGGTGGGGAGCGCGCGGGCGGCGTTGTGGAACACGCGGGCGGCGCTGCTGTACTCGCTGGGCGGCTGGACCGTGCTGGGGGCCATGATCCACTACCACTCCAGCATCGGCGGCGgcgagggcggcggcgggcccg AGAATGAAAGCGGTCCTCAGGCAAACCAAGGAGCCCACCAGGAAGTATTCACTAGAGATACAGTTTTAGGAATACAAGTGACAACAGTAGTAACGTACAAGGATGTTCAACCACCTATTACTCGACTGCTCAGGCATGTGAAATCATTCTTTGATTCTAATGACAGCCCTCCGTCTGAAAATTGA